ACGGCCGCGTGCCCCTTGCCCATCATGAAACGGTCGCGATCCTCCCATTTCGGTTCGCCACGTCTGAGGTCCATCGCGTCGTAATAGAGAGCCGAGAACAGCTCGGCTGCGGAAAAGACCGAGGTATAATGGCCGACTTTCGCGATCTCGATCAGCCTGATTGTCTCGAGGCGACAGAACTTCGCGCGGTCCTTGAGGAACGCGATTTCCTCGTCAGTCGGTCTGAGGCTGTTTCGGCCCCCGGTTATTTCGATCCTGCCTGGTTGGGTCACGTGCTGTCCTCGTCCTCAAGGTGGGTCGCCCCACGGAATGCTTGATCACGAGGTCTGTTTTAGCTTTAGAAACGCGCGGCCGCCCGCACGAATAGCTGAAAACAATCTTCAACTATTCCAAAGAAATGAACGGGTTGGCTCATGTTACCTAGTGAGGGACGCAAGTGAAGGCGGCGGTTTTCTCAAGGAGGTAAACAATGAAAGACGGGATGTTTGTTTTCGACGCGGCGGTCCATACCCAGGACTTCGGCGACAACCAGATCAAGCCGGGAAGCGACGGCAGACGTGTGAAACTGCTGCGCTCGCAGATCGCCGGGTTCATCAATTTGACGGGTCGCCGAGGGCCGCCGCCGGAAACGGAAACCTTCTCCAACCCCGATCTCGAATGGGGCAACAAGATGCTCTTCGAGAACTCCGACACCGATATGGCAAGCGCCTGCTCCGTGCCGCTGTTCTCGCACTGGCGGGCCGGGCTTGGTCCGGTCGAACTCAGCGATGCCTTCGCCAAGTCGAACCCGAAACGCGTGGTACTCACCGGTGGTGTTGACCCGGCCTATCACGGGCTTGATTTTGCGCTCGAAGAGATGGAGCGCCAGGTCAGGGAACTCGGCGCCGTTAGCATGAAGTTCTATCAGTACCAGCGCCGTGGCTGTTCATGGCGCGCCGACGATCGCGACATCGCCTATCCGCTCTGGGAGAAGGCGATCGAGCTTGGCATCAAGATGGTGCAGTTCCACAAGGGTTTTCCGCTGGAACTCGGCCCGGTCGAGGCCTTCAAACCCAACGACATCCAGTATGCCGCCGCGGACTTCCCCGAGCTGAACTTCGGGATACATCACCTCGGTGATCCCTATGTCGACGAGACGATCTCGATCGCCAGCCGTTTTGACAACATCTACCTGATCCTGCCGCTCTGGTTTAACCAGTACTACCTCCAGCCCTGGAAGATGCTGGCACGCCTCGGCGAAGCCTTGCTCTATGTCGGCTCCGACCGCATCTGCTACGGCTCCGAGGCCTTCATCTGGCCGC
This is a stretch of genomic DNA from Ensifer adhaerens. It encodes these proteins:
- a CDS encoding amidohydrolase family protein, with translation MKDGMFVFDAAVHTQDFGDNQIKPGSDGRRVKLLRSQIAGFINLTGRRGPPPETETFSNPDLEWGNKMLFENSDTDMASACSVPLFSHWRAGLGPVELSDAFAKSNPKRVVLTGGVDPAYHGLDFALEEMERQVRELGAVSMKFYQYQRRGCSWRADDRDIAYPLWEKAIELGIKMVQFHKGFPLELGPVEAFKPNDIQYAAADFPELNFGIHHLGDPYVDETISIASRFDNIYLILPLWFNQYYLQPWKMLARLGEALLYVGSDRICYGSEAFIWPHVQTYIDMLANLEMPEELQERYGYPEITREMKENILGKAFARGMGIDIEAKKIELGLV